A single Chlamydia suis DNA region contains:
- a CDS encoding bactofilin family protein — MFKRPTKNFFDGVQTLYEDSGANSASYGAYSQRTERLENHPSIFETAKPAETRLLSQEEHAQWEEQQEEPVIQEPTFPEEPETTLGEGVSFKGELTFERLLRIDGTFEGILVSKGKIIVGPRGYVKANIDLEEAEIAGVVEGNITVTGKVSLQGRAMVTGDIQAGSLCVDEGVRLCGYVSIQGAEPSQHEKIDS, encoded by the coding sequence ATGTTCAAAAGACCTACGAAAAATTTCTTTGATGGAGTCCAGACTTTGTATGAGGATAGCGGCGCGAATTCCGCAAGTTACGGCGCGTATTCTCAACGAACAGAACGTTTAGAAAACCACCCAAGTATTTTCGAAACTGCTAAACCTGCGGAAACTCGATTGTTGTCTCAAGAAGAACACGCCCAATGGGAGGAACAGCAAGAAGAACCTGTGATTCAAGAACCTACTTTTCCAGAAGAACCAGAGACTACGCTAGGAGAAGGAGTCTCTTTTAAGGGAGAGCTAACTTTTGAGCGCCTACTTCGTATCGATGGAACTTTTGAAGGAATTCTGGTTTCCAAAGGAAAAATTATTGTCGGGCCTCGAGGATATGTGAAGGCTAATATTGACCTGGAAGAAGCAGAGATTGCAGGAGTCGTTGAAGGTAATATTACTGTAACGGGAAAAGTTTCTCTTCAAGGAAGAGCTATGGTTACAGGGGATATTCAAGCAGGAAGCCTTTGTGTAGATGAGGGTGTACGCTTATGTGGTTATGTTTCTATTCAGGGGGCCGAGCCTAGTCAACACGAGAAAATAGACTCATAA
- a CDS encoding Na(+)-transporting NADH-quinone reductase subunit B, translating into MLEKLVDSLWKICRKSKFQYMTPVADAVDSFCFEPLHTPSSPPFVRDAVDVKRWMMLVVIALMPTIFVAIWNSGLQALVYQSSDPQMMEAFLHISGFTSYFSFVAKEIGIGNVLFSGCKIFLPLLFISYTVGGACEVFFAIIRKHKIAEGLLVTGLLYPLILPPTIPYWMAALGIAFGVVVGKELFGGTGMNILNPALTGRAFLFFSFPAKMSGDVWVGSNPNKIKESLAMMNSLAERSSFDGFSQSTCLQILNSTPPSVKRVHIDAIASNILKLEHVPSQEVLQTQFATWAESFPNLTIDQLSLEQLQSFITAPTAEGGLGLLPAHFDAAYSLTDAIYGIGKFSTGNLFFGNTVGALGETSTVACLLGAGLLLLTGIASWRTMLSFGLSSLFFAWLFKIISVLTAGQAGAWAPAKFFIPVYRHLFIGGLAFGLVFMATDPVSSPATKLAKWFYGTFIGFLTILIRLINPAYPEGVMLAILLGNVFAPLFDKIALKQVRQQGV; encoded by the coding sequence ATGCTCGAAAAACTTGTCGATTCTCTTTGGAAAATTTGTCGTAAAAGCAAATTTCAATACATGACTCCTGTGGCAGATGCTGTAGATAGTTTCTGCTTCGAGCCCCTACACACACCTTCTTCTCCCCCGTTTGTTAGAGATGCTGTCGATGTTAAGCGTTGGATGATGCTCGTTGTCATTGCCCTAATGCCTACAATCTTTGTCGCTATCTGGAATTCTGGTCTGCAGGCCTTGGTTTACCAGTCTTCTGATCCACAAATGATGGAAGCATTCTTACATATATCAGGGTTTACTAGCTATTTTTCATTTGTGGCCAAAGAGATCGGTATTGGCAACGTACTTTTCTCTGGCTGCAAAATTTTTCTGCCTCTGCTATTCATTAGCTATACTGTGGGAGGCGCTTGTGAGGTGTTTTTCGCTATTATTCGTAAGCATAAAATAGCGGAAGGACTTTTAGTTACGGGACTGCTTTATCCCCTTATTCTACCACCTACTATCCCTTACTGGATGGCAGCTTTAGGAATTGCATTTGGAGTCGTTGTTGGGAAAGAGCTTTTTGGCGGTACAGGTATGAATATTCTGAATCCTGCCCTTACGGGACGAGCCTTTCTGTTCTTCTCCTTCCCCGCTAAAATGAGCGGAGATGTCTGGGTCGGCAGCAACCCTAACAAAATTAAAGAAAGCCTTGCGATGATGAACTCCTTGGCAGAAAGAAGTAGCTTCGATGGGTTTTCTCAATCTACCTGCTTACAGATTCTTAACTCAACACCACCTTCCGTTAAACGTGTGCACATCGATGCTATTGCTTCTAATATTTTAAAACTTGAACACGTTCCCTCTCAGGAAGTTCTCCAAACACAGTTTGCTACATGGGCAGAGTCTTTTCCTAATTTGACAATTGATCAACTTTCTTTAGAGCAACTTCAAAGTTTTATAACTGCCCCTACAGCTGAGGGCGGATTGGGTCTTCTTCCTGCACACTTTGATGCCGCATATTCTCTTACCGACGCTATTTATGGTATTGGAAAATTTTCTACCGGAAATCTCTTTTTCGGGAATACTGTTGGAGCCTTAGGCGAGACCTCTACTGTAGCCTGTCTACTTGGAGCCGGTCTTTTATTGTTAACCGGGATTGCTTCCTGGAGAACCATGCTTTCTTTTGGTCTCAGTTCTCTATTTTTTGCCTGGCTATTTAAAATCATAAGCGTCTTAACAGCTGGACAAGCTGGCGCTTGGGCTCCAGCTAAATTTTTTATTCCGGTCTATCGCCATCTTTTTATTGGGGGATTAGCTTTTGGCCTAGTCTTTATGGCTACAGATCCCGTTTCTTCTCCTGCAACCAAACTAGCGAAATGGTTTTACGGCACTTTTATAGGCTTTCTTACCATTCTCATACGCTTAATTAATCCCGCGTATCCAGAAGGAGTCATGCTGGCCATTCTATTAGGGAACGTTTTCGCTCCCCTATTTGACAAGATCGCTCTTAAGCAAGTCAGACAACAGGGGGTATAA